A single region of the Austwickia chelonae genome encodes:
- the glmU gene encoding bifunctional UDP-N-acetylglucosamine diphosphorylase/glucosamine-1-phosphate N-acetyltransferase GlmU, producing the protein MTVSRPAAVIILAAGEGTRMKSATPKVLHAIGGRTLLGHAITAAQGLDPCHLAVVVRHERDKVADHVAEVAPQAVVADQDEIKGTGRAAECGLAALPGDVEGTVLVTYGDVPMLTSQTLEKMLAAHEADSCGASVITAVVPDPTGYGRILRDADGSVAGIVEQKDATQGQLEICEINSGIYAFDGALLREALTEVGTDNAQGEKYLTDVLAIARARGMRVRAHLIDDLWQTEGVNDRVQLARMGAELNRRIVEGWMRAGVTVVDPATTWIDADVTIGQDTVVRPNCQLLGATTIGADAVIGPDCTIESCEIGDAAEVKRTEAHHALIGAGATVGPFSYLRPGTRLGAKGKIGGFVETKNAVIGEGAKVPHLTYCGDATIGEGANIGAGTIFANYDGVAKHPTVVGKHSFVGSQTVLVAPVTVADGCYVAAGSALTDDTDPGQIAVARSRQRNVDGWVERRRAGTKSAAAAQSARTAQEHGAETARAEDEQR; encoded by the coding sequence GTGACCGTCAGCCGTCCAGCCGCCGTCATCATCCTCGCCGCGGGCGAGGGGACGCGGATGAAGTCAGCAACTCCCAAGGTGTTGCACGCGATCGGGGGGCGTACGCTCCTCGGGCACGCGATCACCGCCGCCCAAGGGCTCGACCCCTGCCACCTGGCCGTGGTCGTCCGCCACGAACGTGACAAGGTCGCCGACCACGTCGCAGAGGTGGCGCCGCAGGCCGTGGTCGCAGACCAGGACGAGATCAAAGGAACCGGCCGCGCCGCCGAATGTGGTCTGGCAGCTTTGCCTGGAGACGTCGAAGGCACCGTCCTGGTGACCTACGGCGACGTCCCGATGCTGACCTCTCAGACCCTCGAAAAGATGCTCGCCGCCCACGAGGCGGATTCCTGCGGCGCTTCCGTCATCACCGCGGTCGTGCCCGACCCCACCGGATACGGGCGTATCCTGCGCGACGCCGATGGATCGGTGGCCGGCATCGTCGAGCAGAAGGACGCTACCCAAGGGCAATTGGAGATCTGCGAGATCAACTCCGGGATCTATGCCTTCGACGGCGCGCTGCTCCGTGAGGCGCTCACCGAGGTGGGCACCGACAACGCCCAGGGCGAGAAGTACCTCACCGATGTCCTGGCCATTGCCCGTGCTCGGGGTATGCGTGTGCGCGCCCACCTGATCGACGACCTGTGGCAGACCGAGGGCGTCAACGACCGGGTACAGCTGGCACGTATGGGAGCCGAGCTGAATCGGCGCATCGTGGAAGGCTGGATGCGGGCCGGTGTGACCGTGGTCGACCCCGCCACGACCTGGATCGACGCCGATGTCACGATCGGGCAGGACACGGTCGTGCGGCCCAACTGCCAGTTGCTGGGCGCGACGACCATCGGGGCCGATGCCGTGATCGGCCCGGACTGCACCATCGAGTCCTGTGAGATCGGCGACGCTGCCGAGGTGAAGCGGACCGAGGCCCACCACGCCCTGATCGGTGCGGGCGCCACCGTCGGCCCGTTCAGCTACCTGCGCCCGGGCACCAGGCTGGGCGCCAAGGGCAAGATCGGTGGTTTCGTCGAGACGAAGAACGCCGTGATCGGGGAAGGCGCGAAGGTCCCGCATCTGACCTACTGCGGTGACGCGACCATCGGAGAAGGCGCGAACATCGGCGCCGGCACGATCTTCGCCAATTACGACGGGGTGGCCAAGCACCCCACCGTCGTCGGTAAGCACTCCTTCGTCGGTAGCCAGACAGTACTGGTCGCTCCGGTGACCGTCGCCGATGGCTGCTATGTCGCGGCCGGGTCGGCGCTGACCGATGACACCGACCCCGGACAGATCGCGGTGGCCCGCTCCCGTCAACGAAATGTCGACGGCTGGGTGGAACGGCGGCGAGCCGGTACGAAATCCGCGGCGGCGGCACAGTCCGCCCGAACGGCGCAAGAACATGGGGCCGAGACGGCGCGAGCAGAGGACGAACAGCGATGA
- a CDS encoding TetR/AcrR family transcriptional regulator translates to MTGRQRREQLIGIGRAAFAQKGFEATTVEEIANRAGVSKPVVYEHFGGKEGLYAVVVDREIEILLGMITRSLTSSGNPHVLVERAALALLDYIENSSDGFRILVRDSPTGQTTGNFASLMSDVASQVEYLLAAEFRRRDLDPDNAPMYAQMLVGMVALCGQWWLDSPRQAKDEVAAHVVNLAWNGLAGLEATPHLRDREHLARRKGAATD, encoded by the coding sequence ATGACCGGCCGACAAAGACGAGAGCAACTCATCGGCATAGGCCGTGCTGCCTTCGCGCAAAAGGGATTCGAGGCGACGACCGTCGAGGAGATCGCCAACCGCGCAGGGGTCAGCAAACCTGTCGTCTACGAGCACTTCGGCGGCAAGGAGGGCCTCTACGCCGTGGTCGTCGACCGGGAGATCGAGATCCTCCTGGGCATGATCACCCGATCCCTGACCAGCTCGGGCAACCCTCATGTCCTCGTGGAACGCGCTGCTCTCGCCCTGCTGGACTACATCGAGAACAGCTCGGACGGATTCCGGATCCTGGTACGCGACTCGCCCACCGGTCAGACCACCGGCAACTTCGCCTCGCTCATGAGCGATGTCGCCAGCCAGGTCGAATATCTGCTGGCGGCCGAGTTCCGACGCCGGGATCTCGACCCGGACAATGCCCCGATGTACGCCCAGATGCTGGTGGGCATGGTGGCGCTGTGCGGACAGTGGTGGCTGGACTCTCCCCGGCAGGCCAAGGACGAGGTGGCCGCCCATGTCGTCAACCTGGCCTGGAACGGGCTGGCCGGGCTGGAGGCTACGCCTCATCTCCGCGACCGGGAACACCTCGCTCGCCGAAAAGGGGCTGCGACGGACTAG
- a CDS encoding ribose-phosphate diphosphokinase: MTSLKRTTEKSLMVLSGRAHPTLAEEVATGLGIHVVPTTAYEFANSEIYVRFEQSVRGSDAFCIQSHTAPINEWMMEHLIMVDALKRASAKRITVVLPFYGYARQDKKHRGREPISARLMADLFKAAGADRLICVDLHTAQIQGFFDGPVDHLQALPLLSDYVMEHYGQEDLAIVSPDAGRIKVAEQWSKKLGGAPLAFIHKTRDISRPNQSVANRVVGDVAGRTCILVDDMIDSGGTICQAADALVKAGAKSVVIAATHAIFSDPAVERLKSSVAREVIVTNTLPIPPEKQFEKLQVLSIAPLISQAIHEVFEDGSVTSLFDPPN, translated from the coding sequence ATGACCAGCCTGAAACGCACCACCGAGAAGAGCCTGATGGTGCTCTCCGGACGGGCCCACCCCACCCTGGCCGAAGAGGTCGCCACCGGGCTGGGTATCCACGTCGTACCGACCACTGCCTACGAGTTCGCGAACTCCGAGATCTACGTGCGTTTCGAGCAGTCGGTCCGCGGCAGCGACGCCTTCTGCATCCAGAGCCACACCGCTCCCATCAACGAATGGATGATGGAGCACCTGATCATGGTCGACGCACTCAAGCGTGCCTCGGCGAAGCGGATCACCGTGGTACTGCCCTTCTACGGGTACGCCCGACAGGACAAGAAGCACCGCGGGCGGGAACCGATCTCTGCCCGGTTGATGGCTGACCTGTTCAAAGCTGCGGGCGCCGACCGTCTGATCTGCGTCGACCTGCACACGGCTCAGATCCAGGGGTTCTTCGACGGCCCGGTGGACCACCTCCAGGCGCTGCCGCTCCTGTCGGACTACGTGATGGAGCATTACGGCCAGGAAGACCTCGCGATCGTCTCTCCGGACGCCGGGCGGATCAAGGTTGCCGAACAGTGGAGCAAGAAGCTCGGCGGAGCACCGCTGGCCTTCATCCACAAGACGCGGGACATCTCCCGTCCCAACCAGTCGGTCGCGAACCGAGTGGTCGGGGATGTCGCCGGTCGCACCTGCATCCTGGTCGACGACATGATCGACTCTGGCGGCACCATCTGCCAGGCTGCAGATGCCTTGGTGAAGGCCGGAGCGAAGAGTGTCGTCATCGCCGCGACCCACGCGATCTTCTCCGACCCGGCTGTCGAACGGTTGAAGAGCTCGGTGGCCCGTGAGGTGATCGTCACCAACACGCTGCCGATCCCGCCGGAGAAGCAGTTCGAGAAGCTTCAGGTCCTCTCGATCGCGCCGCTGATCAGCCAGGCGATCCATGAGGTCTTCGAGGACGGGTCGGTGACCAGCCTGTTCGACCCGCCGAACTGA
- a CDS encoding ABC-F family ATP-binding cassette domain-containing protein, whose translation MANLISVERADLSLGTTHLLDEVSLGVLTGDRIGIVGRNGGGKSTLLRVLAGSQQVDSGRIARASTVSLGMLTQVDDLLPQATVREAVFGGMAEYEWASDPRVRDVMVGLLGDIQAGGVGGLDAVVGPMSGGERRRIALAALLVADPDVILLDEPTNHLDVEGVAWLAHYLASVRTRSDAALVVVTHDRWFLDAVATTTWEVVDGQVESYEGGYAAYVLAKAERARVAAVTAERRDNLLRKELAWLRRGAPARTSKPRFRVEAASALIADEPPLRDEVSLVSFATRRLGKDVIDLVDASVRLGERTILDRVTWRLAPGDRVGIVGVNGAGKSTLLRAFLGELALDGGRRKVGKTVVTAFLSQEVRELERLAQARVIDAITEVRSYIALGKGEVSASQLAQRLGFTGLRQQSKVSELSGGERRRLQFLRLLMTEPNVLILDEPTNDLDIETLTSMEDVLDGWAGSLLVVSHDRYLLERMCDRQVALLGDGKVRDLPGGVEQYLELRAQVVQSAVASVPGVSGVPVAGGAGGGAEPTYSQTQIREARKELNRIDRQLSKLAQVEERLHQQMVTKATDHAAVLELNDKLRAVVDEREELELAWLTAAEIAEP comes from the coding sequence ATGGCCAATCTGATTTCCGTCGAACGCGCCGACCTGTCCCTGGGGACGACGCATCTTCTCGACGAGGTGTCGCTCGGGGTCCTGACCGGTGATCGGATCGGCATCGTGGGTCGTAACGGTGGTGGCAAGTCGACCTTGCTGAGGGTGCTCGCCGGTAGCCAACAGGTCGACAGCGGCCGGATCGCCCGGGCCTCCACCGTTTCGTTGGGCATGTTGACCCAGGTGGACGACCTGCTTCCGCAAGCGACCGTCCGGGAAGCCGTTTTCGGTGGTATGGCTGAGTACGAGTGGGCTTCGGACCCGCGGGTTCGCGACGTGATGGTGGGGCTGCTCGGCGACATCCAGGCCGGTGGGGTCGGCGGGCTCGATGCGGTCGTCGGTCCGATGTCGGGTGGGGAGCGGCGCAGGATCGCTCTGGCGGCTCTCCTGGTCGCGGATCCGGACGTCATCCTGTTGGACGAGCCCACCAACCATCTGGACGTGGAAGGCGTGGCCTGGCTGGCCCACTACTTGGCGTCGGTACGCACCCGTTCGGACGCCGCTCTGGTGGTGGTCACGCACGATCGTTGGTTCCTGGATGCGGTGGCCACGACGACCTGGGAGGTCGTCGACGGGCAGGTCGAGTCGTACGAGGGCGGCTATGCGGCCTATGTCCTGGCGAAGGCGGAACGGGCTCGGGTGGCTGCGGTGACGGCCGAACGCCGGGACAATCTGCTCCGGAAGGAGCTGGCCTGGCTACGTCGAGGGGCTCCAGCGCGGACGAGCAAACCTCGTTTCCGGGTGGAAGCGGCCTCGGCGTTGATCGCGGACGAGCCGCCGCTGCGGGATGAGGTGTCCCTGGTGAGTTTCGCGACGCGACGTCTGGGCAAGGACGTCATCGACCTGGTCGATGCCAGTGTCCGTTTGGGGGAGCGGACAATCCTGGACCGGGTGACCTGGCGGTTGGCACCTGGTGACCGGGTCGGCATCGTGGGGGTGAACGGTGCCGGAAAGTCGACTCTTCTGCGGGCTTTTCTCGGTGAACTGGCCTTGGACGGGGGACGACGCAAGGTCGGCAAGACGGTGGTGACGGCTTTCCTCTCCCAGGAGGTCCGGGAGTTGGAACGTCTTGCGCAGGCCCGGGTGATCGACGCGATCACCGAGGTACGCAGCTATATCGCTCTGGGTAAGGGGGAGGTCAGCGCGTCGCAGCTGGCGCAGCGGTTGGGGTTCACCGGGTTGCGTCAGCAGAGCAAGGTGTCTGAACTCTCCGGAGGTGAGCGCCGACGCTTGCAGTTCTTGCGTCTGTTGATGACCGAACCGAATGTGTTGATCCTCGATGAACCGACGAACGACCTGGATATCGAGACGCTGACCTCGATGGAGGATGTTCTGGACGGCTGGGCCGGCAGTTTGCTGGTGGTCAGCCACGACCGGTATCTGCTGGAGCGGATGTGTGACCGTCAGGTGGCCCTGTTGGGTGACGGCAAGGTGCGCGATCTGCCCGGTGGGGTGGAGCAGTACTTGGAGTTGCGGGCTCAGGTGGTGCAGAGCGCGGTGGCGTCCGTGCCAGGGGTTTCCGGGGTCCCGGTGGCGGGAGGTGCCGGTGGGGGCGCTGAGCCGACGTACAGCCAGACGCAGATCCGGGAAGCGCGTAAGGAGCTGAACCGGATCGACCGGCAGCTGTCGAAGTTGGCCCAGGTGGAGGAGCGTCTGCACCAGCAGATGGTGACGAAGGCGACGGACCATGCCGCGGTGTTGGAGCTGAACGACAAGCTGCGGGCCGTGGTCGATGAGCGGGAGGAACTGGAGCTGGCCTGGTTGACCGCTGCGGAGATCGCTGAGCCCTGA
- a CDS encoding MarR family winged helix-turn-helix transcriptional regulator: protein MAAPGIQPSRTDEVDLIVAAWQRETPHLDVEPLQVLSRLARLSRHLDRARKAAFAQHHLEVWEFDVISALRRSGDPYELSPGDLVKQTLSTSGTMTNRIDRLVDRGLVERFPDPEDRRGVRVRLTEHGRALSEDALAGLLDHERGILESLGATERQELAELLARLMAPFENGH from the coding sequence ATGGCAGCACCGGGGATCCAGCCATCACGCACGGACGAGGTCGACCTCATCGTCGCAGCCTGGCAACGGGAGACACCCCATCTCGACGTCGAACCCCTCCAGGTCCTCTCGCGGCTAGCCAGGCTCTCCCGGCATCTCGACCGGGCCCGCAAAGCAGCCTTCGCGCAGCATCACCTCGAGGTCTGGGAATTCGACGTCATCTCCGCACTGCGACGCAGCGGGGACCCCTACGAGCTCTCCCCCGGAGATCTCGTCAAACAGACCCTCTCCACCAGCGGAACCATGACCAACCGGATCGACCGACTCGTCGACCGTGGCCTCGTCGAACGTTTCCCGGACCCCGAGGACCGTCGTGGAGTCCGAGTACGCCTGACCGAACACGGCCGTGCCCTCAGCGAGGACGCTCTCGCCGGGCTCCTCGACCACGAACGAGGAATTCTGGAGAGTCTCGGCGCCACAGAACGACAGGAGCTCGCGGAACTCCTGGCCCGCCTCATGGCACCCTTCGAGAACGGCCACTGA
- a CDS encoding alpha/beta fold hydrolase, translating to MSLAALPRARAELQPGQIVPTWVPSPSGALSTIVHLPHSDRARGAVITLPSLGASQNDAFPGLSELSDGLARAGYVVLCADWSGTGESATPDPTSTPSTGRWLDDVAALAHYARETLHQDSVSLVAWELGAMIAALAAGDPVSRRWAQPGRSPYSSVVLIDPPATGVEWLQDRLPGHTRALAGSGSGVAISGIQQSDIEAIARLSLPTGRSDMAQDTRFLVVTRPDEELAPGLSRYIDGVGALTRPSPALIREPGQESKAVVTHSTWSAIDGWITAEPLAESVAPRFDPVRSARVTPAGVEEEYVDVQGLPGVLTRPLGPPRGALVLLPPVGAHRVGPVGHGWVKLARNAAEHGIATLRLDYGVAGGKAAVVVTDVEYDRGAGVKANIAAAEWLAERTGRTPVIVGLGASGWGALQAARWAPVSRVVSLAQDDWSTMPLDLLDPTAPRQIQPPPAPRSWKQRLWSWFAAIADPPGYARPYEPPHQTPHPLLEGATRRGIACDLFLTQSGAEEFRRAYGHDAVRVLQGQGAEVTMRVVSWSDQRLLEPTALEDALDYILDCTLATRGEPRIGMDRLPPVFPGPPYSSPPAGGLPPMLGLPGPPS from the coding sequence ATGAGCCTCGCCGCATTGCCTCGAGCCCGCGCTGAACTCCAGCCAGGCCAGATCGTCCCCACTTGGGTGCCATCTCCCAGCGGCGCGCTGTCCACCATCGTCCATCTTCCGCACAGCGACCGCGCCCGTGGCGCCGTGATCACTCTGCCCAGCCTCGGCGCGAGCCAGAACGATGCCTTCCCCGGTCTCTCCGAGCTCAGCGACGGACTGGCCCGAGCAGGCTACGTGGTGCTCTGTGCAGATTGGTCCGGAACCGGTGAATCCGCGACTCCCGACCCGACCAGTACCCCGTCGACCGGTCGGTGGCTCGACGACGTCGCGGCCCTGGCCCACTACGCCCGGGAGACCCTGCACCAGGACTCGGTCAGCCTGGTGGCCTGGGAGCTGGGCGCGATGATCGCTGCCCTCGCCGCCGGCGACCCGGTCAGTCGTCGATGGGCCCAGCCCGGCCGCTCCCCTTATTCGTCGGTGGTACTCATCGATCCCCCGGCCACCGGGGTCGAATGGTTGCAGGACCGTCTCCCCGGACACACCCGGGCCCTGGCCGGATCCGGGTCCGGCGTCGCGATCTCAGGAATCCAGCAGAGCGATATCGAGGCCATCGCCCGGCTCAGCCTGCCCACCGGACGATCGGACATGGCTCAGGACACCAGATTCTTGGTCGTCACCCGGCCTGACGAAGAACTCGCCCCCGGGCTGAGCCGCTATATCGACGGTGTCGGCGCGCTGACCCGCCCGAGCCCAGCCCTGATCCGCGAACCCGGCCAGGAGTCCAAGGCCGTGGTCACCCATTCAACGTGGTCGGCCATCGACGGATGGATCACCGCCGAACCTCTGGCCGAGAGCGTCGCACCCCGCTTCGACCCGGTCCGGTCGGCTCGGGTCACCCCTGCAGGAGTCGAAGAAGAGTACGTCGACGTCCAAGGCCTGCCCGGCGTCCTCACCCGGCCGCTGGGCCCCCCTCGCGGCGCCTTGGTCCTCCTCCCACCCGTCGGGGCACACCGAGTGGGCCCGGTCGGACACGGCTGGGTGAAGCTGGCCCGGAATGCCGCCGAGCACGGCATCGCCACCCTACGACTGGACTACGGGGTCGCCGGGGGCAAAGCAGCCGTCGTCGTCACCGATGTCGAATACGACCGAGGCGCTGGGGTCAAAGCCAATATCGCCGCCGCCGAATGGCTCGCCGAGCGCACTGGACGGACCCCCGTCATCGTCGGTCTCGGGGCCAGCGGTTGGGGCGCCTTGCAGGCAGCTCGCTGGGCGCCGGTCTCCCGGGTGGTCAGCCTTGCGCAGGACGACTGGTCCACCATGCCCCTGGATCTCCTCGACCCCACTGCTCCTCGTCAGATCCAGCCGCCTCCTGCGCCCCGCAGCTGGAAGCAGCGACTCTGGTCCTGGTTCGCAGCGATCGCCGACCCGCCCGGTTATGCCCGGCCCTACGAGCCTCCTCACCAAACCCCTCATCCCTTGCTGGAAGGAGCCACTCGCCGCGGGATCGCCTGTGACCTCTTCCTGACCCAGTCCGGGGCCGAGGAGTTCCGGCGCGCCTACGGGCATGACGCGGTACGCGTACTGCAAGGCCAGGGCGCCGAAGTCACCATGCGCGTCGTCTCCTGGTCCGACCAGCGTCTCCTGGAACCCACCGCGCTGGAGGACGCCCTGGACTACATCCTCGACTGCACGCTGGCCACCCGCGGCGAACCACGCATCGGCATGGACCGTCTGCCCCCGGTCTTTCCCGGCCCGCCGTACTCTTCTCCCCCAGCAGGCGGGCTACCGCCCATGCTCGGGTTGCCTGGCCCCCCATCGTGA